A section of the Bacillus pumilus genome encodes:
- a CDS encoding DsbA family oxidoreductase, with the protein MKVQIWSDIACPFCYIGKKQLETALEQFPQKEQVEIEFKSFELDPHAPADVDFDVHDMLVKKYGMSRSQAMAMNEQMKQAGKEKGIDFQFDPLVLTNTFDAHRLAQYAGQMGKGDFVMGELFQAYFTDGKHVGDRQTLLDIAEKAGLDLQEVQQMLGGEEFADHVRKDEQEARQLGINAVPFFLINDKYSVAGAQPADTFLRALETAWTEEAAQAEKAAANSFEAACADGVCAVPTPKEEA; encoded by the coding sequence ATGAAAGTACAAATCTGGTCAGATATCGCCTGTCCTTTTTGTTATATAGGAAAAAAACAACTAGAAACAGCGCTTGAACAATTCCCTCAAAAAGAACAGGTGGAAATCGAGTTTAAAAGCTTTGAGCTTGATCCACATGCACCTGCTGATGTCGATTTTGATGTCCATGATATGCTCGTCAAAAAATATGGGATGAGCCGCAGCCAGGCGATGGCGATGAATGAGCAGATGAAGCAGGCCGGCAAAGAGAAAGGAATCGATTTTCAATTTGATCCACTCGTGTTGACTAACACCTTTGATGCTCATCGATTGGCGCAATATGCTGGTCAAATGGGGAAAGGCGATTTCGTTATGGGAGAGCTGTTTCAAGCATATTTTACAGATGGAAAGCATGTTGGCGATCGTCAAACCCTTTTAGACATTGCAGAAAAAGCAGGTCTTGATTTGCAGGAAGTACAGCAAATGTTAGGTGGCGAAGAGTTTGCTGATCATGTCCGAAAAGATGAACAAGAAGCGAGACAGCTTGGTATTAATGCTGTTCCGTTTTTCTTGATCAATGACAAGTATTCAGTTGCAGGTGCTCAGCCAGCTGATACGTTCCTGCGTGCACTTGAAACGGCATGGACAGAAGAAGCAGCTCAAGCTGAGAAAGCGGCTGCTAATTCGTTTGAAGCGGCATGTGCAGATGGCGTATGCGCAGTGCCTACCCCTAAAGAAGAAGCGTAA